A region from the Thermoplasmatales archaeon genome encodes:
- the rpoA2_1 gene encoding DNA-directed RNA polymerase subunit A'' — protein sequence MSAVLWKDTKKNMRDLIKHTPAFYAVEAEFGEAPKEAYVTTDQKYFTYYLKISAVEEYKDQESIFLKRKTGLKSVLKVESAREVDPISLGEFKAGSKKIKEFQDFMVAARVQAKMEEKSAYAEALAPEVKRVIEDAKEIGYEVPVSVATELASKRDSIKKSVYEKVLGEINRDIQVKSIDPYEAVGIIAAQSIGEPGTQMTMRTFHFAGVREMNVTLGLPRLIEIVDARRIPSTPSMTVYLNKDIEEDEEAVLKVVKELENTTVIDVADIVTDVAEMLLTIKPDQARMKERLVVVSDLTQALEKMKGITVFSGESEENITVKPQQESFKKLYQVQEQLKELTIKGITGINRAIARKQNDGKWIIYTQGSNLKDVLQLDEIDSTRTYTNDIIEIANVLGIEAGRNAIFRESANTLAEQGLIVDQRHLMLVSDMMTFSGTVRAVGRQGISGRKSSVLARAAFEITTKHLLRAGLLGEIDPLTGVAENIIVGQPITLGTGAINLIYKGNNK from the coding sequence ATGTCTGCAGTTCTATGGAAAGACACGAAGAAGAACATGAGGGATCTGATCAAGCACACTCCTGCTTTCTACGCAGTTGAGGCTGAATTCGGTGAGGCTCCAAAGGAAGCCTATGTAACCACAGACCAGAAGTATTTCACCTATTACCTGAAGATATCTGCTGTTGAAGAATACAAGGATCAGGAAAGCATCTTCCTGAAACGTAAAACCGGCCTGAAGAGCGTATTGAAGGTGGAGTCGGCCAGAGAAGTTGATCCAATATCCCTTGGAGAATTCAAGGCAGGATCCAAGAAAATCAAGGAATTCCAGGATTTCATGGTAGCCGCAAGGGTCCAGGCCAAGATGGAGGAAAAATCTGCTTACGCTGAGGCACTTGCACCAGAGGTCAAGAGAGTGATCGAGGATGCAAAGGAAATAGGATACGAAGTGCCGGTATCCGTAGCCACCGAACTCGCATCAAAGCGTGATAGCATCAAGAAATCGGTTTATGAAAAAGTGCTTGGCGAGATTAACAGGGATATCCAGGTAAAGTCGATTGATCCATACGAGGCGGTGGGAATAATAGCAGCGCAGAGCATTGGTGAACCTGGAACACAGATGACAATGAGGACTTTCCACTTTGCAGGTGTGAGGGAGATGAACGTCACCCTGGGTCTTCCAAGGCTCATAGAGATTGTTGACGCAAGAAGGATTCCAAGTACACCTTCTATGACGGTATACCTTAACAAGGACATAGAGGAAGACGAGGAGGCAGTTCTAAAAGTGGTTAAGGAACTCGAGAATACCACTGTTATAGATGTAGCAGATATCGTAACTGACGTAGCAGAGATGTTGCTCACTATAAAACCGGACCAGGCACGGATGAAGGAGCGGCTGGTCGTGGTATCTGACCTGACACAGGCCCTGGAAAAGATGAAGGGAATCACGGTGTTCAGTGGAGAATCAGAGGAGAACATAACCGTGAAACCCCAGCAGGAATCCTTCAAGAAACTTTACCAGGTGCAGGAACAACTCAAGGAACTTACAATAAAAGGAATTACGGGTATAAACAGGGCAATAGCAAGGAAGCAGAACGATGGAAAGTGGATCATATACACGCAGGGATCCAACCTCAAGGATGTACTGCAACTTGATGAAATTGATTCCACGCGCACGTATACTAACGATATAATAGAAATCGCCAATGTACTGGGAATAGAGGCAGGCAGGAATGCTATTTTCAGGGAATCAGCTAATACACTTGCTGAGCAGGGGCTTATTGTTGACCAGAGGCATCTGATGCTTGTTTCAGACATGATGACCTTTTCAGGCACAGTAAGGGCAGTTGGAAGGCAGGGCATATCAGGTAGGAAAAGCAGCGTCCTTGCAAGGGCAGCGTTCGAGATTACAACGAAGCACCTCCTCAGGGCAGGGCTTCTCGGAGAGATAGATCCACTGACAGGAGTGGCTGAGAACATAATTGTTGGTCAGCCGATAACACTCGGAACGGGTGCAATTAACCTGATTTACAAAGGGAATAATAAATGA
- a CDS encoding transcription elongation factor NusA-like protein, producing the protein MKEITIDNKMMGYIAIFERLSHVELKECLENDDMVLFIVGEKRLADIFNHNKNIVSELKEKVNKHILLAETSRDLLMFVKNLFYRYGVKEIDITWKENMTDILVAVETTEIGKAIGKEGRNIKLLKEAVGRFFPIHSLNIKQ; encoded by the coding sequence ATGAAAGAGATCACTATAGATAACAAGATGATGGGCTATATAGCAATTTTCGAACGACTGAGCCATGTGGAACTCAAGGAGTGTCTGGAAAATGATGACATGGTGCTTTTCATAGTCGGTGAAAAACGCCTCGCAGACATTTTCAACCATAACAAGAATATAGTTTCCGAGCTGAAGGAGAAAGTAAACAAACACATCCTGCTTGCAGAAACCTCAAGGGATCTGCTCATGTTTGTGAAGAACCTCTTTTACAGGTATGGGGTCAAGGAAATAGACATAACATGGAAGGAAAACATGACAGACATCCTCGTAGCTGTAGAGACGACTGAGATAGGAAAAGCAATAGGCAAAGAAGGCAGAAACATTAAGTTGCTGAAGGAAGCGGTCGGAAGGTTCTTTCCAATACATTCCCTGAATATAAAGCAATAA
- a CDS encoding manganese transport regulator MntR, which produces MERGSVTAEDYLKIIDELTNYRGYATLNDISKFFSVTRQSVYDEMNILIERGLVEKTNKGEYVLSDKGKHEANIFLRKHRIAEILLEKALRMRWDLLDNEAMGIEHGITETISDLVCDIYGCEKCPHGNPVPDRYGNVKEPEDYFLREIAGNTQVRVSRVIFESDEVLRYLQSSSISPGTTLTVAEDGTVYFFQGDRREAIPGDIASAMKYFRVK; this is translated from the coding sequence ATGGAACGCGGCTCCGTAACTGCTGAGGATTATCTCAAGATAATAGATGAACTCACGAATTACAGGGGATACGCAACTCTTAACGATATTTCAAAATTTTTCTCCGTTACCAGGCAGAGCGTGTATGACGAAATGAATATCCTCATTGAGAGAGGCCTGGTAGAGAAGACGAACAAGGGTGAATATGTCCTGTCCGATAAGGGAAAACATGAAGCCAATATATTCCTGAGGAAACACAGAATAGCTGAGATTCTTCTGGAAAAAGCACTGAGGATGAGATGGGATCTCCTGGATAACGAAGCCATGGGAATCGAGCACGGTATTACGGAAACCATATCCGACCTTGTCTGCGATATTTATGGTTGCGAAAAATGTCCTCATGGTAACCCGGTTCCTGACAGGTATGGGAACGTGAAGGAACCGGAAGACTATTTCCTGCGTGAAATAGCTGGAAATACACAGGTGCGCGTGTCCAGAGTCATCTTCGAAAGTGATGAGGTGCTCCGTTACCTGCAGTCAAGCTCAATATCGCCAGGAACAACGCTGACTGTCGCTGAGGACGGAACAGTCTATTTTTTCCAGGGTGACAGAAGAGAAGCTATACCTGGAGACATAGCGTCGGCAATGAAATATTTCAGGGTGAAATGA
- a CDS encoding manganese transport protein MntH yields the protein MIADMDASSTIGAAETGALFRYGLIWFMILLIIPLFLIQEVSGRIGTVTEKGLGEVIRENYSRRTTLIMTVPMVVTDMVTYAVEYIGIAIGLELLGIPPLLALPVVYIIHILVVTKRKYGTTEIILIAISLVLIVSFVATLFIRGIVAYNPFYIAATPDYLFILAVNVGAVVMPFMLFFQTSATAEKVSAVRKKEENLLTRTDGNSTGQGSFTRTALRSMRIETFAGAVVSELLMVVVEMTMSGVSTGVNFASARQLSTALSVVANSYSPYLFGIGLIGAAFLALVVISMGSAWGLVEALGFKRTRANSVYILESFPALITAIVIPQTMLINAVLYLLVLFVFILLGPVIMMGMISKDKRVMREFATGKKREITYWASVAFVVLFGILAIA from the coding sequence ATGATAGCAGACATGGATGCGAGCAGCACAATAGGTGCAGCAGAAACCGGTGCACTGTTCAGGTATGGCCTCATCTGGTTCATGATCCTTCTGATCATACCTCTCTTCCTGATACAGGAAGTCTCAGGCAGGATCGGAACTGTGACTGAGAAGGGCCTTGGGGAGGTTATCCGTGAAAATTACAGCAGGAGGACCACCCTGATCATGACAGTTCCCATGGTTGTCACAGACATGGTGACCTATGCAGTTGAGTATATCGGTATTGCAATCGGGCTGGAGCTTCTTGGTATCCCACCTCTGCTTGCCCTTCCAGTTGTGTACATTATCCACATATTAGTTGTGACAAAGAGAAAGTACGGGACAACAGAGATAATTCTTATTGCAATTTCACTGGTTCTGATCGTATCATTTGTTGCTACGCTGTTCATCAGGGGAATAGTTGCATATAACCCCTTCTACATAGCTGCAACGCCAGATTATCTCTTTATCCTGGCTGTTAACGTAGGGGCGGTCGTAATGCCCTTCATGTTGTTTTTCCAGACCTCAGCAACTGCAGAGAAAGTAAGTGCCGTCCGGAAGAAAGAAGAAAATCTATTGACACGGACTGACGGAAATAGTACGGGCCAGGGCTCTTTCACAAGAACCGCGCTGAGGTCCATGCGCATTGAAACCTTCGCAGGCGCGGTTGTGAGTGAGCTGCTGATGGTTGTCGTTGAGATGACAATGAGCGGGGTCAGTACAGGGGTCAATTTTGCATCAGCCCGTCAGCTCTCCACTGCCCTGTCCGTTGTGGCGAACAGCTATTCACCATATCTTTTTGGGATAGGGCTGATAGGCGCCGCTTTTCTCGCGCTTGTGGTAATATCTATGGGCAGTGCATGGGGGTTGGTTGAGGCGCTTGGATTCAAGCGAACCCGCGCCAACTCTGTCTATATTCTTGAGAGTTTCCCTGCGTTGATAACTGCAATTGTAATACCCCAGACAATGCTGATAAACGCGGTTCTGTACCTTCTGGTATTGTTCGTGTTTATCCTTCTTGGTCCAGTAATAATGATGGGGATGATATCAAAGGATAAGCGGGTGATGAGGGAATTTGCAACCGGAAAGAAAAGGGAAATTACTTACTGGGCAAGTGTTGCATTTGTCGTTTTATTTGGTATACTCGCTATAGCCTGA
- the eIF1A_1 gene encoding Translation initiation factor 1A → MGYNSQANENDQQVRVILPNKRKGEMFGLVEKLSGASRLTVMCEDGFTRNSRIPGKMKKRMWIREHDLVIVKPWEFQNERADVVYRYTQTQASYLSRNNLLPEVINIFK, encoded by the coding sequence ATGGGTTACAACAGTCAGGCCAATGAGAACGATCAACAGGTGCGTGTCATCCTCCCGAATAAGAGGAAGGGTGAAATGTTCGGGCTAGTTGAAAAACTGTCCGGCGCCTCAAGGCTGACTGTAATGTGCGAGGACGGATTCACAAGGAATTCCAGGATTCCCGGCAAGATGAAAAAGAGGATGTGGATACGGGAGCACGATCTTGTCATAGTAAAACCCTGGGAGTTTCAGAATGAGCGAGCAGACGTAGTGTACAGATACACACAGACACAGGCTAGCTACCTTAGCAGGAACAACCTCTTGCCTGAAGTCATAAATATTTTCAAGTGA